The following proteins come from a genomic window of Paenibacillus sp. CAA11:
- the ppsA gene encoding phosphoenolpyruvate synthase, which produces MSSMVLGLQEIEKSQLTLVGGKGLNLGRLSKMEGIQVPDGFCVTTTGYKKAVEPNETYHALLNQLSMLKAEDRDQIGEITSEIRQIIMEAELPSDVVKAVTHYLSQFGEEHAYAVRSSATAEDLPYASFAGQQETYLNIIGLEAILQHISKCWASLFTDRAVIYRMQNGFDHSQVYLSVIVQKMVFPEASGILFTADPMTGSRKRHSIDASFGLGEALVSGLVSADGYKVEEEKIVDKRIATKPWAIYGRTEGGTETRKIEPEQQKTQTLTDGQILQLARIGRQIEAYFGQPQDIEWCLAHDAFYIVQSRPITTLYPIPEANDQENHVYVSVGHQQMMTDPIKPLGLSFWLLTTPANMRIAGGRLFVDVAPMLASPASRESILKLGQSDPLIKDALLTVLDRGDFIKKLPNDEKEMSFDKSKKGLPPASYQTLIEYDPTIVSDLIKRSQTSIEELKQKIQTKSGPDLFDFILEDIQQLKISITDPQSFGVFMTAMNASAWINENMNKWLGEKNAADTLSQSVTNNITSEMGLALLDVADVIRPYPEVINYLHHVQNDDFLDELVKFEGGQEIQTAIYDYLSKYGMRCTGEIDITRTRWSEKPSTLLPIILSNIKNFEPNASQRKFEQGRQEAMNKEQELLDRLRLLPEGEQKAQETKRMIDLIRNYIGYREYPKYGMVQRYFIYKQALLKEAKRLVQSGLIQDHEDIFYLTFEEFHEAVRSNKLDDKIISKRKEEYKLYDKLTPPRVITSDGEIIMGKYQRENLPAEALVGLPVSSGVIEGRARVILNMEDANLEDGDILVTSFTDPSWTPLFVSIKGLVTEVGGLMTHGAVIAREYGLPAVVGVENATNLIKDGQRIRVHGTEGYIEIL; this is translated from the coding sequence GTGAGTTCAATGGTTCTTGGTCTTCAAGAAATTGAAAAATCACAACTTACGCTTGTCGGTGGGAAAGGATTAAATTTAGGGCGACTGTCAAAAATGGAAGGAATTCAAGTCCCTGATGGTTTTTGTGTTACAACAACAGGGTACAAAAAGGCCGTCGAACCAAACGAAACATATCATGCATTGCTCAATCAACTATCCATGCTTAAAGCAGAGGACCGAGATCAAATCGGTGAAATCACCAGCGAGATCAGGCAAATCATTATGGAAGCTGAGCTTCCTAGTGATGTTGTGAAGGCAGTGACTCACTACCTCTCCCAGTTTGGCGAGGAACATGCTTATGCCGTGCGTTCTAGTGCGACTGCTGAAGATTTGCCATATGCCTCTTTTGCGGGTCAACAAGAGACCTATTTAAATATTATCGGCTTAGAAGCAATTTTACAGCATATCAGCAAATGTTGGGCTTCCCTATTTACGGACCGCGCAGTAATCTACCGTATGCAAAACGGATTTGACCACAGTCAGGTGTATTTATCCGTTATTGTTCAAAAAATGGTGTTCCCAGAGGCGTCGGGGATTTTATTTACCGCTGATCCAATGACTGGAAGCCGAAAGCGACACTCCATCGATGCCAGCTTTGGACTTGGAGAGGCCTTAGTCTCTGGCTTGGTATCTGCGGATGGTTATAAAGTAGAGGAAGAGAAAATCGTTGATAAGCGAATCGCGACCAAACCGTGGGCGATCTATGGCCGAACAGAAGGGGGAACCGAGACCCGGAAGATCGAACCCGAGCAGCAAAAAACACAAACCCTTACGGATGGGCAAATATTACAACTGGCACGCATCGGAAGACAGATCGAAGCTTATTTCGGCCAGCCGCAAGATATTGAATGGTGTTTGGCCCATGATGCGTTTTATATTGTTCAAAGCCGGCCAATCACCACTTTATACCCGATCCCTGAAGCGAATGATCAAGAGAATCACGTTTATGTATCTGTCGGCCATCAACAAATGATGACAGACCCAATAAAACCATTGGGATTGTCATTTTGGCTGTTAACGACTCCTGCAAACATGCGTATAGCCGGTGGGAGATTGTTTGTTGATGTTGCACCTATGCTGGCTTCACCTGCCAGTAGAGAATCTATATTAAAGTTGGGCCAATCCGATCCGCTTATAAAAGACGCACTCCTGACCGTACTAGATCGAGGCGATTTTATTAAAAAGTTACCAAATGATGAAAAAGAAATGAGCTTCGATAAAAGCAAAAAAGGGTTGCCGCCTGCGAGTTATCAAACATTAATTGAGTATGATCCGACCATCGTATCTGATTTGATAAAGCGTAGTCAAACATCGATAGAAGAGTTGAAACAAAAAATCCAAACGAAATCAGGGCCGGATCTGTTTGATTTTATTCTGGAAGATATCCAGCAATTAAAGATAAGTATAACTGATCCACAAAGCTTTGGTGTATTTATGACAGCCATGAACGCTTCAGCCTGGATCAATGAAAATATGAACAAGTGGTTAGGTGAAAAAAACGCAGCTGACACGCTTTCTCAATCTGTAACAAACAATATTACTTCGGAAATGGGCTTGGCGTTACTCGATGTCGCAGATGTGATTCGTCCCTATCCGGAAGTTATTAATTATTTACATCATGTACAAAATGATGACTTTCTTGATGAACTGGTTAAATTTGAGGGCGGGCAGGAGATCCAAACCGCGATCTATGATTATCTCAGCAAATACGGAATGCGGTGTACCGGAGAAATCGATATTACCAGAACGCGATGGAGCGAAAAACCATCGACTCTCCTCCCTATAATCCTTAGTAATATCAAAAACTTTGAACCAAATGCCAGCCAGCGGAAATTTGAGCAAGGGCGGCAGGAAGCTATGAACAAAGAACAAGAGTTACTGGACCGCTTAAGGTTATTACCGGAGGGTGAACAGAAAGCGCAAGAAACCAAAAGAATGATTGACCTAATCCGAAATTATATAGGCTATCGGGAATATCCCAAATACGGCATGGTTCAACGCTATTTCATTTATAAGCAGGCTTTGCTGAAAGAAGCTAAACGTCTCGTACAAAGTGGGCTTATTCAAGACCATGAAGACATCTTCTATCTCACTTTCGAAGAATTTCACGAAGCCGTGCGCTCAAATAAACTGGATGATAAGATTATCAGCAAGCGAAAAGAAGAGTACAAATTATACGATAAACTAACTCCACCCCGTGTGATCACGTCGGATGGAGAAATCATTATGGGGAAGTACCAACGAGAAAATCTCCCAGCCGAAGCTCTCGTAGGTCTGCCTGTTTCCTCTGGAGTGATCGAGGGACGCGCACGTGTCATCTTAAATATGGAAGATGCTAATCTAGAAGATGGAGATATATTAGTTACCTCCTTTACTGACCCTAGCTGGACCCCCTTGTTTGTATCCATAAAAGGCCTAGTCACTGAAGTGGGTGGATTGATGACCCACGGAGCGGTTATTGCTCGAGAATATGGCTTACCAGCCGTGGTTGGAGTGGAGAATGCGACTAATCTGATCAAAGACGGGCAAAGGATTCGTGTACATGGAACAGAAGGGTATATAGAAATATTGTAA